A genomic window from Triticum urartu cultivar G1812 chromosome 7, Tu2.1, whole genome shotgun sequence includes:
- the LOC125518941 gene encoding replication termination factor 2-like, whose amino-acid sequence MAPATGATRAVVLRLDDLSLPPRYLTVASHLPVSDLLSFLPLLSSSFYLTTDGRPLALSAPVASLAPSGSLQLRLRALRGGGGDGGSTCAESRDCYLSMYLAKKPDKADPNEARLSRFTCCALSGEPLAAPAVVDRLGNLFNKEALVEALIHKRLPKALSHIRGLKDMIPIHLHPKPNAADQEVRFQCPVTGFEFNGKSQFLALRGCGHVLSVKALKEVKSSSCLVCHKEFDEADKMPINGTEEEVEVLRQRMEEERGKLKEKKDKKLANGLSGSKHAVAAVADAEKLENGKKGEAAPAKRFKAADHAPAHANKKVYASIFTSSNKSDFRETYSCRSLPLGRN is encoded by the coding sequence ATGGCGCCCGCCACCGGCGCGACCCGGGCCGTGGTCCTCCGCCTCGACGACCTGTCCCTCCCGCCGCGGTACCTCACCGTCGCGTCCCACCTCCCCGTCTCCGACCTCCTCAGcttcctccccctcctctcctcctccttctacCTCACCACCGACGGCCGCCCGCTCGCGCTCTCCGCGCCCGTCGCCTCCCTCGCGCCGTCCGGATCGCTCCAGCTCCGCCTCCGCGCGCTCCGCGGCGGGGGCGGCGATGGCGGGTCCACCTGCGCCGAGTCCCGCGACTGCTACCTCTCCATGTACCTCGCGAAGAAGCCCGACAAGGCCGACCCCAACGAGGCCCGCCTCTCCCGCTTCACCTGCTGCGCGCTCTCGGGGGAGCCCCTTGCCGCGCCCGCCGTCGTGGATCGCCTCGGCAACCTGTTCAACAAGGAGGCCCTCGTCGAGGCGCTCATCCACAAGCGCCTGCCCAAGGCGCTCTCGCACATCCGTGGGCTCAAGGACATGATCCCCATCCACCTGCACCCCAAGCCCAACGCGGCGGACCAGGAGGTCCGTTTCCAGTGCCCAGTCACTGGGTTCGAGTTCAACGGCAAGTCCCAGTTCCTCGCGCTCCGTGGATGCGGCCACGTTCTGAGCGTGAAGGCTCTCAAGGAGGTGAAGTCGTCCTCGTGTTTGGTCTGCCATAAGGAGTTCGATGAGGCGGACAAGATGCCCATCAATGGGACCGAGGAGGAGGTGGAAGTGTTGAGGCagaggatggaggaggagagagggaaGCTCAAGGAGAAGAAGGATAAGAAGCTGGCGAATGGGCTCAGTGGGAGTAAGCATGCTGTTGCTGCGGTTGCAGATGCTGAGAAGTTGGAGAATGGGAAGAAAGGGGAGGCTGCCCCAGCAAAGCGGTTTAAGGCTGCAGATCATGCACCGGCTCATGCAAACAAGAAAGTGTATGCGTCAATTTTCACTTCTTCCAATAAGTCTGATTTCAGGGAGACATACTCATGCCGGTCACTCCCCCTGGGAAGGAATTAA